The Mesorhizobium sp. B2-8-5 genome segment GTCGAAGAAATCGAGCAGGATGGCCAGGCCGACGCCACAGGCCGCCAAGATGAGGCCGGCGATGAATATGCGACTGGCGCGGTCATGAATGCTTCGCTGCAGGGATTTGATGTCGAGCAGAATGGCCAGAGCCCGGATCTGCAGCGCAATGCCGACCAGGATCGGCAGGACGGCAATCAGATGGTAGGTCTGCCATGGGATCGGGTTGGCCGCCCAATGGGTGATGAAGCCTAGCGAGAACGCCAGCAGAATGCCGACGATGGTGATGGTGCCGTTGCGGAAAACCGGTTCGACCCGTTCTTCCTTGGGATCCTGATTGTCCAAGCCACCCTCCCCTCGATTGGCGTCCAAGCCAGACTAGACGCTTGCAAAATCGCTGTACATCGGTGGTTGCTGCGCAAGAGCCGGCCGGCCACTGCCGAGCCGGACGCAGGGCTGTCTTGCCGCGGCGTTTGAATGCATGCGAAAGGGCATGGATGCGGAAAACAGCTTATCTCCTATCCGCCGCCTCGCTTTGCGGATGCGTGGCGACGACACCGCCGCCGACAGCACCCGTCGGCAGCCCTAGCAGCAAACCACAGGTCGATCCTATTCCGATTTCACTGGCCCTGGAGGAGATCATCACCGCCGGCGTCCGCCAGCACCTGAAAAGCCCTCTCGCCGCAAAGTTCGGAACGATGCTTGCCGGAGAGCGCACGCTGAACGGCCGCGACGAGACCGTGGTGTGCGGCTATGTCGACGACAAGGGCTCTCCTGGCGGCAGCGAACCGTTCATCGGCAAGATTTATCCCGATGCCGGAAACAGCTTTGAACTCGTCGCGATAAACGACGCTTCAGTCAGCGGCGCCTGCCGCATGGCGGGATTGGCGTTGCCCGAGCTGAAACCCAATTCCTAAGAACGCTGTCCGCCTCAAACCAAACGGGCGGATGCGTAGTGCTCGAACGCAAGAAAAGGGGCGCGTACAGCCCCTTTTCCTGTCGTTGATTTGGCTCCCCTTAGAGCCTGCAATAACGCGGGCCGTCGTAGCTCATATAGGTGTCGGAGCGCTCGTCGTAGCTGGCGTAGCGGGCGTAGCAGCGGCGGACGTGGATCGAGTCGTAGCCGTCGTCTTCGACATAGACCGTACGGGGCTGCTGGGCGAGCAGGCTGCCGAGCACGAAACCGCCGACGCCGGCGGCGATGCCGATGCCGAGTTCGCGGCGGTGATGATGGTCGTGGGCGGCCGAAGGCTGGACGGTGCCGACGAGCGAGCCGGCGGCGACGGTGGTGGCGATGAGGCCGGAAACGATGGTGCGCTTGAACATGACGATCTCCTGGGTTTCGGTGGAGAGGCGAACCATCCGCCTCTTGATCATGGGTCGCAGCAAGCCGAAAAAAGGTTCGAAGATTTTCGAGATTTTTTCGCCGACGATTTTTGCGGCCTTTCTCCGCCTCCGACTGCCGATCGCCCGAAATGCAAAAAAGGGCGGCCCGAGGCCGCCCTTCGAAGACAAATGGTCTTCTCGTCAAAGGAAGATGATCACCTTGCCGTGGTGGTGGTGATGATTGTGGTGCCACCACCAGGGCTTGCCGTGATGATTGTGGTGATGATGGTTATGGTGGTGATGATGATGATTGCCATGGGCCGAGGACGTTTCGACCGTGGCGGCGAGCGCGCCGGTGGCAACGAAAACGGCGACGAGGCCGGACGTAAGGGTACGCTTCAACATGATGATCTCCTGGATCCTTGATCGAGGCGACCATTCGCCTCTCGGGAGATCAGTCGTGGCGAAGCGGCAAAAGGTTCGAAGGATCGAGTGAGTAGTCGGTAGGCGGTAGGAGCCTGCAGGGCTGGCGACAAATACTCACTACTCACTATCGACTACTGACTACTCACTCTATCCCATCCCCGTGACATGCCTCAGCCAGAAGGCCAGCACGATAAAGCCGACGAAGGTGGCGACGCCGGTCCAGTCGATATTGGCCTTCTTCAGATCGCTGACGACCTTTACCAGCAGCAGCCAGGTCACGACGATGAGCGGCAGGATGATGACGAATCTGATCATGCGGCACCCCGTTCGATGCGATTGCACCTGAGCAAGATGTAGGAAGCGGCGCGACGCTTTTCAGCATGCCGGCTTAGCGCCGGATCCATTAGCAAGCCGAAACGGAGTTTTGTCTTTACTGGCGCACGAAATATGCTACCGGAGCGCCATGCCCTTGTAGCTCAGCTGGTAGAGCAGCGGTTTTGTAAACCGAAGGTCGCGGGTTCGATCCCTGCCGGGGGCACCAGAAAGTCAGTCTTCCCCGCAAATCTAAACGCGGCACTTGAGCTGGCGGGCTCGTTCAATCGCCTAACACTTTGCAAAGCCGCTATCTTTTTCAACGCCGGGGGTTAAGGGGTATACGCAGGGGTAACGTGCCGCCCTAGCCAAGGCTTGTGACACTCGCGCAAATCATCAAGCGAAACGATGCGAAATCCGGCATGCAAAGTTTGGCATGCAAGCGAGCGTCGTTGCTAATCGGCCGTCCGAAGCCTATGCTTTCGATATCGGCCGCCAGGCACGTACGGATGCAGCCGACAGTGAGAGGAAAGTGCTCTTGCCCGCAACGGGAGAAGAGCCATGCCTCAATCCACTTTTCGCAACCACGTACTGAAATCCCTCGCCCGTGACGATTTCGCCCTCTTGCAGCCGTCGATGCATCACGTCGAACTGGGCATCAGAGAACAGCTAGAGGTCGCCTATCAGCCGATAGAGCAGGTGTATTTTCCCGAGACGGGGATCGCTTCGGTAGTCGCTACCATGACTAGGGGGCGCCAAAGCGAAGTCGGCATCATCGGCCACGATGGTATGACGGGTGTTACGGTCATTCTCGGCCAGGAGAGCTCTCCCAACGAGACCTATATTCAGATCGCTGGCCAGGGCTGGTGCCTGCCGGTTGAAAATCTTCGCGCGGCTCTCGCAAAAAGCCCGACCCTTGGCCGATCGTTGCTTCGCTATGCCAACGCCTTCCTCATCCAGGCCTCCCGGACCGCGCTGGTCAACGGCCACTCGAAGATCGAGGAGCGACTGGCTCGGTGGCTGCTCATGGTCCACGATCGCTCTTCAGGAAGCAAGATTTACCTGACGCACGAATTTCTGGCGACCATGCTTGGCGCCCGGCGCCCAGGGGTCACAACGGCCCTGCAAATGCTTGAATATAGGGGGCTGGTCCAAGCCAGACGCGGCGAGATCACGATCGTCGATCGCAGCGGACTGATTAAGCTCACGCACGGTGCCTATGGCGAGGAAGAGCAACGCCATTTCGACGTTGTCTCCGGCTGATTGTCCGGAAGCGTACATATGCTTGATGGCCGCTGAAAATAGGGCGTAAATCACGTTGGTTTGGGTTCAGGGAGGAACTCGCAATGACCAACGCTTTTCACAGCGTCACGGTTGAAAAGGCGACCGAGGCCTATGTCCTTTCCAGGGGTCGAGCCCGGTTCCTTTCCATCTCACAGGCAATCCGCGCCATCCGGACACTTATGCCTGCCTGCAGAACCAGCGACCACGAGTTGGAGGGTATGTTGGCGGCGGCCTGCATCGTTCACGGCATTCCCGTGGCCTTCGACGCAACGATGGCCGAGGGCGAGGAAATGCGGCTCCATTCGTAGGGTCGGAGATGCTCACGATCGCCCAGACAGCCATTTCGTCGGACGTTCGGCAGGCGATTGTCCGTTACCTGATCGATAAGGTCGACGACACGAGCATTTCGATCGCCGACTCTGTCCATGCCGTGAGAGAGATGTTCCCACTCTGCGAGCTGACGGATTGGCAACTTGGCGATCACATCGCTCGAGCCGCGATCGACGCAGGATTTGCGGTTGAATTCGACGCCGAGGTTCCCTGAATGAAGACAATGGCAGGCGCATATCTGGATCACCTTTTGGAGTGCCCCTTTTGCGGGACGATCCGCCTCCAGATCCCGGCCGACGCCCAGCCTTCAACGCCAATCAGGTGCGCTGATTGCGGGCAATATCTCGGCACATGGGACGATTTGCAGACCGATTTTGAGTCCCAGGGGGGCAATGACGGAATATTCCGTCTCGACAAGGGGCGCATCCTGAAACTCGATTAGCGCCCGCTCATCAAGCGAACCTTGCATGCCGGGACCTTTCCTGAGGGCTCACACCCCAATCGCCGACACCAAAATCCGGTTCTGCCTTCGTACCGCCGCGCGCAGCTCCGGTATCCTCGCTTCGTCGCGCTTGACGAACTCGATGAACATCATGTTCATGTTGTTGAAAATCAACTCTCCCACCGCCGGCCCGTCGATGTCCGGCCGCACGAGGCCGATCTCCTGCAGCCGCGCCATCAGGGCGCTTATTTGTTCGGTTAGCGCGCGGTCGAGCGCGGTGTAGGCCTGGCCGAAGGGGCTGTCGGGCAATTGGGTCGAGATCGCCATCGCCTGACGCCACATCTCCTTGCTCAGATAATTCAGCGAGTGCTCGATATAGATGCCGATCAGCGTGTCCAGCGCGTCGCCGACATTGGCCGGGGGGCTGGCGACCACCCCTCGCCCCGCATTCAGCACCTCGTTGACTTCCATTGAAACGATGGCGCCGAGGATGTCGCCCTTGTTCTGGTAGTAGTTGTAGATGGTGCCGATCGAGACCTCGGCCTGTGCGGCGATCGCTTCGATCTTGGCGCCTTCATAGCCGGCCTCGCGGAAAAGCGCCGTCGCCGCATCGATGATGCGGCGGTGCCGGTCCGCCTTCTGCCGTTCGCGCAATCCGCTCATACCAGCCTCTCTGCCACAAATCATAATTGACTCAATTTTAGAATTGGTTCAACTTTTCTTCCAACAAGCCAGCAAAGGCAGGGAGAACACTCGATGACCGTCAATGTCCGGAATCCGCTTTCCATTCTGAAATCTCATCTTTCAGCCGCCTGCGCGACAGCCGCATTGCTGCTCGCGGCCGGCGGCGCCCAGGCCGCCGACCTCAACGCGCTGATCTGGTGCGACCATTCCGATCCGGCGCTGCTGCAGCCCTTCGAGGAGGCCAACAACGTCAAGGTCAACGTCAAGGAGTTCGAGGGCACCGGTGCAGGTCTCGCAATCGTCGAGCAGTCGCAGCCTGGCGACTGGGATGTGATGGTGATCGATAGCATCGACGTGCCGCGTGGCGTCGAAAAGGGCCTGTTCGAGCCGCTGCCTGAGGACAAATTGCCCTTCGCCGACCTCTTCCCGGAAGTGAAGATGGACAAGTCCACCGTCGTCGACGGCAAGCGCTACGGCATCACCGAAAAGTTCGGCTACAACACGATCGGCTTCAACAAGACCAAGGTCGATCCGGCCGACATGCAGTCGCTGGCCTCGCTCACCAGCGACAAATACAAGGGCAAGGTCGCGATCTACGACTATTACCTGCCGGTGATCGGCATGGCCGCTTTGGCCATCGGCAAGAAGACCGCCGACCTCACCGAAGCCGACCTGCCGGCGCTCAAGGCCGAGCTTCTCAAGATGAAGGCCAATGCCAAGCTCGTCGGCGAAGTCACCGCCAGCCAGACCGCGTTAGCCACCGGCGAAGTCGACATTCTGGTCGGCGGCGGCGAATGGGTGACGGCCGGCCTTGCCAAGGAGAACCCGGCGCTCGACTTCTCTATCCCGAAAGAGGGTGCTGTGCTGTGGTCGCAGTCGCTCGCCATGTTCAAGGATTCCAAGAACAAGGACATGGCGCTGAAATTTATCCAGTACATCATGAGCCCGGAAGGCCAGGCGCGGCTTGCAACCTCTTCCTGCTATTGGGGGATGCCGTCCAACAAGAAGGCGGCGCTGAGCGACGATCAGAAGAAGATCCTGCGCTTCGACGAGCAGCCCGGCTTCCTCGCCCGCGCCCAGGCCTATCCGGCGCCGAACGCCGATCTCGACAAGAAGATGCAGGACATGTGGACCGAGATGCTGCAGGCGCAGTAAATCGGCCGATGGCATCCGCGGGAAACAATTCGCGTGCCCTGCCCTGGGCGCTGGTCACGCCGGCGCTGGCATGGACGTGTGCATTCTTCGTGCTGCCCTTCATCGCCATGGGGTTTTCCAGCCTCACGGCGCATGAAGGCGGCGGCTTCACTTTGGCCAATTACAGCCAGTTCTTCACCGACCCGTCCTACTGGCGGGCGATGGTCAACTCGCTGGAGGTCACGGCAATCGTCACCGTGATCTCGATCCTGCTCGCCTATCCCTTTGCCTGGATCCTTGCCGAGATGGTGCCGGAACGGTGGCAGCGGCTGGCGCTAATGCTGGCCGTGCTGCCGTTCTGGACCTCCTATGTCGTGCGCTCCTATTCCTGGCTGCTGGTGCTGGCGCAGAACGGCGTCATCAACCGGGCGCTGACCGGCATCGGCCTGATCGGCGAACCGCTCCAGCTCGCCAACACGCGCTTCGCTACCGTCACCGGCTTCGTGCATTTCTTCGTCATGCTTCTGACGCTGACGATCTTCGCCAATCTCAAGCAGCTCAGCCCGAGTTATCGCAAGGCGGCCGCCGATCTCGGCGCGAGACCGGTGCGCACCTTCCTGCATGTCGTGCTGCCGCTCACCTTGCCGGGCATCATGGTCGGCGCCTTTCTGACTTTCGTGCTCTGCATCGGCGACTACGTCACGCCGCAGATACTCGGCGGCAACAACGAGCTGCTCATGCCGCAGCTCGTCATGATGCAGATCGGCCGCCGCGGCGATTTCCCGCTGGCCTCCGCGCTGTCGATCATCCTGATGGCCGTCGTCACCATCGCCTATCTCGCCTGCGCGCGCTGGCTGAAGATCGAGCGGGCCTAATCATGCGCGCCGCCGTCCGCCTCGCCGCCTGGGTCTACGCCATCGCCGTCTACGGCTTCATCTTCCTGCCGGTGGTCGTGCTTGTGCTGTTTTCGCTGCAGGCGACCTCCTTCCCCATCCCGCCATTCACCGGCCCATCGCTGCGCTGGTACCAGGCGGTGCTGTCCGACGCGAAGCTCACCTCGGCATTGTTCAATTCGCTGCTGGTGGCGGTGCTCTCCTCGCTTGCTTCGGTCACGCTCGGCTTTCTGTCGGCCTGGGGCTTCGCGCGCTTCGTGCTGCCGGGCTCGGCCATCCTGCGCGGGTTGATTACGCTGCCGCTCACCGTCAGCTACCTCATCATCGGCATGGGCCTGCTTGTGCTGTTCAACTGGGCCGGCGTGCCGAAATCGCTGCTTGCGGCCGGCATCGGCCATGTCGTGATCAACCTGCCGCTCTGCTTCGCCATCATCTACAGCCAGATGGGCGATCACCAGATCAACATCGAGCGCGCCGCGCGCGACCTCGGCGCCGCCGAGTGGAAGGTGCTGCTGATGATCGCCGTGCCGGTGATGGCGCCGGCAATCTTCGCAGGCTTCTTCCTGTCGATGACCTTCTCCTGGGACGAGTTCGTCATCTCCTTCCTGCTCACCCGTTTCGAGACGACGCTGCCCGTGGAAATCTGGAACCTCCTGCGCTCCGGCCTCAATCCCAAGACCAATGCCGTTGGCTCGCTGGTCTTTGCCGTCTCCATCGTCCTGGTGGTGTTTTTCGAACTGACGCTGTTGCGGAGAAAGCCGGCATGAGCGCGCCCTTGGTCGACATCCGCAACGTCTCGCACCGCTTCGGCCAGCTCCCGGTGCTGAAGAACGTCTCGCTGGCGATCGAGCCCGGCAGCTATACGATCCTGCTCGGCCCGTCCGGTTCCGGCAAGACGACGCTGCTTTCGATCCTCGGCGGTTTCGTCAATCCAAGCGAGGGCAAGATCTTCATTCGTGGCCAGGATTGCACCGCGGTGCCGCCGGCCAAGCGCCCGACGACCACCGTGTTCCAGGACTATGCGCTGTTTCCGCATATGAGCGTCGGCGGCAATGTCGGCTTCGGGCTGCGCATGCAAGGCGTCGACGGCGCGACCCGAGCGGCGAAGGCGCGCGAGGCACTTGCGCTTGTCGGGCTGGCGGCCGCCTTCGACAAGAAGCCGCATCAGCTTTCCGGTGGCCAGCGCCAGCGCGTGGCGCTCGCCCGCGCGCTAGTCATCGAGCCTGCGGTGCTTCTGCTCGACGAGCCGCTCGGCGCGCTGGACCTGAAGCTGCGCCGGCAGATGCAGGACGAGTTGAAGGCGATCCAGAAGCGCGTCGGCACCGCCTTCATCCATGTCACCCACGACCAGGAAGAAGCGATGGCGCTGGCCGACCATTGCGTGGTGATGAATGACGGACGCATCGAGGACGAAGGCCCGCCCGAGCGGGTCTATGCGCGGCCGGCGACACGCTTCTCGGCCACATTCATGGGAGAAAGCACGATCCTTGCAGGCACCGTGACCGAGGCGAAGAACGGGATCGTCACGGCCTCGACCGCAGTCGGGGCGATTTCACTGCCTGGCGCGTCGTCTGCCGGCGCCCCGGTCGCGCTCGCCATTCGGCCCGAGCACCTGGTTCTCGGCGAAGTAAAAAGCGATGTCACGCTGGGCACGGCCAAGGTCGGCGATGTCGTCTTCCAGGGCAGCTTCAAGCGCGTGCTGGCCACCTCGATGCTGGACCCGGCATTGCAGTTCATCGCCAAGGCTCCCGCTTCTGCCACCGTTCAGGCAGGCGACACGATCCCGGTTTCATGCAACGCTCAAGACATCATCCTGCTGGCGGACTGATCCATGGGTATGCTTCCGGTCATCGAGGCTCCGGACTGGTACGAAACCATCCGCATGGGCGACGGCGTCACGCTCATCCATGAGCCGTGGATAAAGCCGTTCTTCCGCTGCAACATCTGGCATGTGCGCGGGCGCGACCGAGACCTGCTGTTCGATACCGGCCTCGGCCATTTCAGCCTACGGCGCCATGTTCCGCTGTTGAGCGAGCGCAAGCTGACCTGCGTCGCCAGCCACACGCATTTCGACCACATCGGCTGCCATCACGAATTCCCCGATCGCTGCGTGCATTCGGCCGAAGCCCAAATCCTTGCCGATCCGCGCAATGAATGGACGGTCGCCGACCGTTACGCCAATGAGGAGATGTTCGATGGCGCGCCGGAAGGCTGGGATACGGCGCGCTACCTGATCCTGCCGGCACCGGCGGGCCGGCTGCTCGAGCACGGCGATGTCGTCGATCTCGGTGAGCGCGCCTTCGAGGTCATCCACACGCCTGGACATTCGCCCGGCGGCATCGCGCTTTACGAGAGAAGGACCGGCATCCTGCTGTCGGGCGACATCGTCTATGACGGGCCGCTGATCGACGACGTCTATCACTCCGATATTCAGGATTATGTCGGGACGCTGCTTGCTATCCGCGACCTCAACGTCTCGGTCGTGCATGGCGGCCATTTTCCGAGTTTCGGCAAGGTGCGCTACCGGCAGCTCATCGACGAGTATGTTGCGGGCAAGCGCAAGGCCGGCTGCCACCTGCGGAGGTGAAGGAGACCGACGGCGGACGATACGGTCCGGCGCTTCCGAATGGCGAAACCAGCGGCTTTCGATGCTGCCATCCTACCGCATTGGATCCGCCCGATCTTTCGAGAGCGTGATCGTATATTTCGGCGGAGTTCCATTGCGGTTTTTCTTCCAGGGCCTCAACCGGTCCTTCAGCCGAACCACAGTCTTCTTGTAGACAGGCGCCGGCAGTCCGGCCAGATCATAATAATCTTCGAGGATCGTGGTGCCCAAAAGCGCCTTCTCTTGCGTGTAGAAGGAAAAGTGCGCCGCAATCAGATCGCCGAAAACCTTGCCCGGCCGCCCAAGCTTTACGGGCAGCACAGCCGACAGCCACTCTTCTTCGTCTCCCTGAGGATGAAAAATGTCTCCCAGCTCAACTATTTCCGATCCGAAAAAGCCGATCGCGTTGATGGAGAACCGCGATGCCCTGACTTCGCGGTCGGGCACCCGGAAATCGCCCAGGCGGCCGGTGCGCACCGCTTCGATCAGAACCGGATGCATCGCAAGCGGGAAAGTCGGATGGGACCAAGAGAACGGGCACATCGCCTGGCACGTCAGCGGCCCTTCGATCTGAACCGCAGAGAGGTATTTAATGAATGTGTTGCAGATGGCGTTGTTGATGATAAGCGGCGCATACCACAGGGCCGAGCCCCGTTCTGGCAACACCCGTTCCATGTACTTTTCGAAAAAACCATCCTCAAGGAACACAATGTCATCGTCCAGCCTCAGATAGAAAGCATCGGGATCGTCGCAGAAACGGAAAAAGCGTCCGATGACGTCGAAACTTCCATTGGCCTGGGGCAACGTCTTGATTTTGATCCGCGAATCGGCGCTCGCTAATTGCCTAAGGTAGGCGCGATCCTGCTCGTTGCGGCAGTTGTCCCACAGATGCCATTCGTGGACACGAGAGCTCTTCAGAACATGATGGCTGAGCACGCCAAGGTATTTCTCGCGCCCGGCCGGGGTAACAACGATCAGCTTCATGGATAGTCATCCTGACACGGGGCATTTTCGCGAATGCCGAATTAGCCCTCAGTCGATAACCGGCCGCCGGTCTTGCGGCAAGCGTTCCTAGCGTTCAACCTTCTGAACCGAGCAACGTTGGCGTAAGCGCAACCAAGCAGCAAGGCAGCCCATCGCAGCATGAACATCGTCAGCGAATCTCCGGTGCCGGCCGACCACCGCGATCTCGTGATCGTCAGAGCCGGCGACAGGTCCCTGCACCGTGGCTGGGGCGCGGACGAGCCTGAATGTAATTTCGACCTGATTGTCAGT includes the following:
- a CDS encoding ABC transporter permease; translated protein: MASAGNNSRALPWALVTPALAWTCAFFVLPFIAMGFSSLTAHEGGGFTLANYSQFFTDPSYWRAMVNSLEVTAIVTVISILLAYPFAWILAEMVPERWQRLALMLAVLPFWTSYVVRSYSWLLVLAQNGVINRALTGIGLIGEPLQLANTRFATVTGFVHFFVMLLTLTIFANLKQLSPSYRKAAADLGARPVRTFLHVVLPLTLPGIMVGAFLTFVLCIGDYVTPQILGGNNELLMPQLVMMQIGRRGDFPLASALSIILMAVVTIAYLACARWLKIERA
- a CDS encoding MBL fold metallo-hydrolase, with protein sequence MGMLPVIEAPDWYETIRMGDGVTLIHEPWIKPFFRCNIWHVRGRDRDLLFDTGLGHFSLRRHVPLLSERKLTCVASHTHFDHIGCHHEFPDRCVHSAEAQILADPRNEWTVADRYANEEMFDGAPEGWDTARYLILPAPAGRLLEHGDVVDLGERAFEVIHTPGHSPGGIALYERRTGILLSGDIVYDGPLIDDVYHSDIQDYVGTLLAIRDLNVSVVHGGHFPSFGKVRYRQLIDEYVAGKRKAGCHLRR
- a CDS encoding ABC transporter permease, translated to MRAAVRLAAWVYAIAVYGFIFLPVVVLVLFSLQATSFPIPPFTGPSLRWYQAVLSDAKLTSALFNSLLVAVLSSLASVTLGFLSAWGFARFVLPGSAILRGLITLPLTVSYLIIGMGLLVLFNWAGVPKSLLAAGIGHVVINLPLCFAIIYSQMGDHQINIERAARDLGAAEWKVLLMIAVPVMAPAIFAGFFLSMTFSWDEFVISFLLTRFETTLPVEIWNLLRSGLNPKTNAVGSLVFAVSIVLVVFFELTLLRRKPA
- a CDS encoding ABC transporter ATP-binding protein; protein product: MSAPLVDIRNVSHRFGQLPVLKNVSLAIEPGSYTILLGPSGSGKTTLLSILGGFVNPSEGKIFIRGQDCTAVPPAKRPTTTVFQDYALFPHMSVGGNVGFGLRMQGVDGATRAAKAREALALVGLAAAFDKKPHQLSGGQRQRVALARALVIEPAVLLLDEPLGALDLKLRRQMQDELKAIQKRVGTAFIHVTHDQEEAMALADHCVVMNDGRIEDEGPPERVYARPATRFSATFMGESTILAGTVTEAKNGIVTASTAVGAISLPGASSAGAPVALAIRPEHLVLGEVKSDVTLGTAKVGDVVFQGSFKRVLATSMLDPALQFIAKAPASATVQAGDTIPVSCNAQDIILLAD
- a CDS encoding TetR/AcrR family transcriptional regulator, whose protein sequence is MSGLRERQKADRHRRIIDAATALFREAGYEGAKIEAIAAQAEVSIGTIYNYYQNKGDILGAIVSMEVNEVLNAGRGVVASPPANVGDALDTLIGIYIEHSLNYLSKEMWRQAMAISTQLPDSPFGQAYTALDRALTEQISALMARLQEIGLVRPDIDGPAVGELIFNNMNMMFIEFVKRDEARIPELRAAVRRQNRILVSAIGV
- a CDS encoding BA14K family protein, yielding MFKRTIVSGLIATTVAAGSLVGTVQPSAAHDHHHRRELGIGIAAGVGGFVLGSLLAQQPRTVYVEDDGYDSIHVRRCYARYASYDERSDTYMSYDGPRYCRL
- a CDS encoding Crp/Fnr family transcriptional regulator: MPQSTFRNHVLKSLARDDFALLQPSMHHVELGIREQLEVAYQPIEQVYFPETGIASVVATMTRGRQSEVGIIGHDGMTGVTVILGQESSPNETYIQIAGQGWCLPVENLRAALAKSPTLGRSLLRYANAFLIQASRTALVNGHSKIEERLARWLLMVHDRSSGSKIYLTHEFLATMLGARRPGVTTALQMLEYRGLVQARRGEITIVDRSGLIKLTHGAYGEEEQRHFDVVSG
- a CDS encoding spermidine/putrescine ABC transporter substrate-binding protein, with the protein product MTVNVRNPLSILKSHLSAACATAALLLAAGGAQAADLNALIWCDHSDPALLQPFEEANNVKVNVKEFEGTGAGLAIVEQSQPGDWDVMVIDSIDVPRGVEKGLFEPLPEDKLPFADLFPEVKMDKSTVVDGKRYGITEKFGYNTIGFNKTKVDPADMQSLASLTSDKYKGKVAIYDYYLPVIGMAALAIGKKTADLTEADLPALKAELLKMKANAKLVGEVTASQTALATGEVDILVGGGEWVTAGLAKENPALDFSIPKEGAVLWSQSLAMFKDSKNKDMALKFIQYIMSPEGQARLATSSCYWGMPSNKKAALSDDQKKILRFDEQPGFLARAQAYPAPNADLDKKMQDMWTEMLQAQ